In Cololabis saira isolate AMF1-May2022 chromosome 4, fColSai1.1, whole genome shotgun sequence, one DNA window encodes the following:
- the LOC133442571 gene encoding F-box only protein 40 yields MIRHYTVQRLFGGVREDQAAEEQRVKDRKMPAGYHQHCDKCHSVNCQVPVQIPISCMLIKCRKNCGAVFHMCKQEEHQLLCSHEVVPCLNADYGCPLTMRRHRLAKHLDVCPASVVCCSWEWNRWPAPETDVNFYKNISENLQLNGEVDLDVALALRDQDLLFQSIKMTTLFPEMMEEEPSPHNIPAGVDSPMMEPPTSSNCGQFTNGCAEIEDKELSQEEIDALVKNKDVESIQNYSSWEKIFEKEMSGCKQTVKNMTKDEKGKQEEQEASNSQAHPRGANGVSRSVEGATGLAPWQDGVLERLSKEANIGDYNMYLRHNGAMLINFGQLAACTPREKDFVYGNLEPIEVQTVCTFNVPTSYRAKRNHLKDPSRKAVTAHRSVDTADLGLSVEDLLDSEEIGSTLLCSLEKEVRGHSISESNPIDGHYVDVGTQTYNFPSAPFKADACLADITAGKPRGLHVQVEAESVTRRHNKTSSAFSYMCGHFFRRDEYCSHFRNAHCDIQASLSGWFQQRCPLAYQGCTFTQMRFHPAGQEGTIKFCRDVNAFVLQPHVPSSLCECGKSYDALSRLPLEILQHIAAYLDSFTLSQLSQVSHLMREVCASLLQDRGMVSLEWKKKEYSHGGSSWKCQKKVWTFSPAFSPVDRWSFSDAPSMSDHLKTCSFYQKEGGREPVPLPCLGEIREKHRKKSSTDE; encoded by the exons ATGATCCGCCACT ACACAGTGCAGAGGTTATTCGGAGGTGTCCGCGAGGACCAGGCAGCAGAGGAACAAAGG GTGAAAGATAGAAAGATGCCAGCAGGCTATCATCAGCATTGTGACAAGTGTCACAGTGTTAACTGTCAAGTCCCGGTACAGATACCCATTTCATGCATGCTCATTAAGTGTCGCAAAAACTGTGGCGCCGTCTTCCACATGTGCAAGCAAGAGGAGCACCAGCTGCTTTGTTCTCATGAGGTCGTCCCTTGTCTCAATGCTGACTATGGCTGCCCTCTAACGATGCGGCGTCACAGACTGGCCAAACACCTGGACGTCTGTCCCGCCAGTGTGGTCTGCTGCTCTTGGGAGTGGAACCGTTGGCCCGCTCCTGAAACCGACGTCAACTTCtacaaaaatatttctgaaaacctGCAGTTAAACGGGGAAGTAGACCTGGATGTTGCTTTGGCTCTCAGGGATCAAGACCTGCTCTTTCAATCCATCAAAATGACGACTCTTTTTCCTGAGATGATGGAGGAGGAGCCTTCCCCTCACAATATTCCTGCTGGGGTAGACAGTCCAATGATGGAGCCACCCACTTCTTCAAATTGTGGTCAGTTTACAAATGGCTGTGCAGAGATCGAGGACAAAGAACTGAGTCAAGAGGAAATAGATGCGTTGGTAAAAAACAAAGATGTGGAAAGTATTCAAAATTACAGCTCCTGGGAAAAAATATTCGAGAAGGAGATGAGTGGATGCAAACAAACTGTCAAAAACATGACGAAAGACGAAAAAGGAAAACAGGAAGAGCAAGAAGCATCAAACAGTCAAGCGCATCCAAGAGGTGCAAATGGTGTTAGTAGGAGCGTGGAGGGTGCCACTGGCCTCGCGCCATGGCAGGATGGGGTCCTTGAAAGGTTGAGCAAAGAAGCTAACATTGGAGACTACAATATGTACCTGCGGCACAACGGAGCAATGCTGATCAACTTTGGCCAGCTCGCTGCCTGCACACCCAGGGAAAAGGATTTTGTCTATGGAAACTTGGAGCCAATTGAGGTTCAGACTGTCTGCACCTTCAATGTTCCCACGAGCTATCGAGCGAAGCGCAATCACCTGAAGGACCCTTCGCGCAAGGCCGTGACCGCACACCGGAGTGTGGACACGGCAGATTTGGGACTGTCGGTTGAGGATCTCCTAGATTCTGAAGAGATCGGCTCAACACTGTTATGCTCACTGGAAAAGGAAGTGAGAGGGCATTCGATCTCGGAGAGCAACCCGATCGATGGTCATTATGTGGATGTAGGAACACAAACGTACAACTTTCCCTCTGCTCCATTCAAAGCAGATGCATGCCTCGCTGACATCACTGCGGGGAAACCTCGTGGCCTTCATGTACAAGTTGAAGCCGAGTCTGTCACCAGAAGACATAACAAAACAAGCTCAGCCTTCAGCTACATGTGTGGCCACTTCTTCCGCCGTGATGAGTACTGCTCTCACTTCAGGAATGCACACTGTGACATCCAGGCTTCTCTAAGTGGCTGGTTCCAGCAGCGCTGCCCCTTAGCATACCAGGGCTGTACTTTCACCCAGATGAGGTTTCACCCTGCAGGTCAAGAAGGGACAATAAAATTCTGCCGAGATGTCAACGCCTTCGTGCTGCAGCCACATGTCCCTTCATCCCTCTGTGAATGTGGGAAAAGCTACGATGCGCTGAGCAGGTTGCCCCTGGAGATCCTCCAGCATATAGCTGCTTACCTTGACAGTTTCACGCTGTCTCAGCTGTCCCAGGTGTCCCACCTGATGAGAGAGGTGTGCGCATCGCTGCTGCAGGACAGAGGAATGGTCTCTCTGGAGTGGAAGAAAAAGGAATATTCTCATGGGGGAAGTTCctggaaatgtcaaaaaaaa GTTTGGACGTTCAGCCCTGCCTTTTCTCCTGTGGACCGCTGGAGCTTCAGTGACGCTCCTTCCATGTCAGATCACCTGAAAACCTGCTCGTTCTACCAGAAAGAGGGCGGCAGGGAGCCGGTGCCTTTGCCCTGCTTGGGGGAGAtcagagaaaaacacagaaaaaagtcgagCACGGATGAATGA
- the ttc36 gene encoding tetratricopeptide repeat protein 36 produces MTSAHDKAVLQAIFNPSTPFGDNPGLYQEDELTDDDSGFDTELLRQVKELEMRGVSAAEAGDLQAALQLFSQAIRILPARASAYNNRAQALRLQGDAAGALQDLDRAITLSGGAGRTACQALVQRALLRRLECQNDDARADFERAAALGSEFARQQAVVLNPYAALCNKMLSEVINKLRNPQAPEMQ; encoded by the exons ATGACTTCTGCACATGACAAAGCTGTCCTCCAGGCTATATTCAACCCCTCCACCCCCTTTGGGGACAATCCTGGCCTTTACCAGGAGGACGAATTAACTGATGATG ACAGCGGTTTTGACACAGAGTTGCTGAGGCAAGTGAAAGAGTTGGAGATGCGGGGTGTCTCAGCGGCAGAGGCTGGGGATTTGCAAGCTGCACTTCAGCTGTTCAGCCAGGCAATCCGGATCCTGCCTGCGCGAGCCTCCGCCTACAACAACCGGGCCCAGGCCCTGCGGCTGCAGGGGGACGCAGCAG GggccctgcaggatctggaCCGGGCCATCACCCTGAGCGGCGGCGCTGGGCGCACTGCCTGCCAGGCTCTGGTGCAAAGAGCTCTCTTACGTCGGTTGGAATGCCAGAACGACGACGCCAGAGCGGATTTTGAGAGAGCAGCTGCGCTCGGGAGTGAATTTGCTCGTCAGCAGGCCGTGGTCCTCAATCCCTATGCTGCCCTGTGCAACAAAATGCTCTCAGAGGTGATCAACAAGCTTCGCAACCCTCAGGCACCGGAGATGCAGTAG